The following proteins come from a genomic window of Oncorhynchus mykiss isolate Arlee chromosome 19, USDA_OmykA_1.1, whole genome shotgun sequence:
- the LOC118941362 gene encoding uncharacterized protein KIAA0754-like, which yields MVSVPAQREGILPTASVPAQSEGILPTVSVPAQREGILPTASVPAQSEGILPTASVPAQSEGILPTASVPAQSEGILPTASVPAQSEGILPTASVPAQSEGILPTASVPAQSEGILPTASVPAQSEGILPTASVPAQSEGILPNGQRPCTE from the exons ATGGTCAGCgtccctgcacagagggaggggatcctccCAACGGCCAGCGTCCCTGCACAGAGTGAGGGGATCCTCCCAACGGTCAGCgtccctgcacagagggaggggatcctccCAACGGCCAGCGTCCCTGCACAGAGTGAGGGGATCCTCCCAACGGCCAGCGTCCCTGCACAGAGTGAGGGGATCCTCCCAACGGCCAGCGTCCCTGCACAGAGTGAGGGGATCCTCCCAACGGCCAGCGTCCCTGCACAGAGTGAGGGGATCCTCCCAACGGCCAGCGTCCCTGCACAGAGTGAGGGGATCCTCCCAACGGCCAGCGTCCCTGCACAGAGTGAGGGGATCCTCCCAACGGCCAGCGTCC CTGCACAGAGTGAGGGGATCCTCCCAACGGCCAGCGTCCCTGCACAGAGTGAGGGGATCCTTCCCAACGGCCAGCGTCCCTGCACAGAGTGA